The genomic stretch AACGGACAGATTACTTTCAGGATATTCCTCTATAGGGCTTTCGAAAGAAGCCCCAGAATTACTATCATCTATTGCACCACAATTTTCTGTAGCTTCTTGACTGATTACCGTATTATCCGATTCAAGATCTATTATCTTGCTGTGGTCTGGACCAGCGTTTGCAATGAGAACAGGTGCAGACTCTAGGTCACATTCTGCACATTGGGACAACATAatgcaggagttctgtaccattacGTCAGACTGTTCGTTATCTGCACACAAACAGACCAAATCACCGAAATTCCCATCTTTAGTATTTTCCATCGTTAGACTGTCCACCAACGCCATAGTACATGTGCGATTATCATCTGGCAAATCAGCAATGTAATTACATTTCCCAAGACTTTTATTACAAGCATCTCCATAACTGTCTTGTGCAATTATGACGTCATACAAACCATTTTCCCCAAAAGGCAAATGACTCACTGGATCTGTAGAAGGGATATCATTTACAATACTCTTTTTACAGGTATCGTAAGTGTCTTCATTTTGTAAGCTGCTACATATAGGTAAAAGGTCATTTGCAGTGTTCAAATGTTCAACCTTCATTTGCAAAGAAGGACTTTCCGGACTTTGGCTTGTAGATGGGTTAGAATGTGTGTGTGGAGTATAAACAAATGCTTCCTTTAACGTGTCAATGGTCCCATCTAATAATTGGTTAGAAATAGCACATTCACTTGTCTTTGCAACTTCACAAGCCAACGTATTATATATGGACAATGGCGCATGTGCACTCTCATATTGTGACTTTCGCTCACCTTTATGAAGCACTgcagaaccatcaatggtttctgaCTCACCTTGTCCTTGAATGGTGAGAAAACCAGAACTAAACTCTTGAACTTCCCAATCTAGTGTAGCATCCTTAGATATTTCCAACAAGCTGGTTGTATCATTAAGAAGTGCAGAGTCACCACGTTTCCCCAGGTCTTGTATTGGAGTTTCAAAAGAGAGCAAGTCTGGCATAAGTGATTCTGACAAAACTTCAGGCTCACTTGAAACAGATGCTGAGGATAAACGTTTCTGCTGGTGGGTTGCATTTTCTATTGTGAAATCCAGTGGACTTGGTCCGTCACCCATGGTTAACACAAAAGCAGATGAATCCTTAAAGGGAATAGATTCACATTGCCTTCTTGTATGCGATTCCTCAAAATTGTCATCTTCGCTCAGATCCTCATCATCTACTGTACAAATACTGTAGAATGTGTTTGTCCTGGAAATTTGTGTTTTCTCTGCATCACTTACGAAGACCATGTTATCGGTTATAGGATTTCTGGCTGTATGTCTGTCCAAAAGGTTTTTGTTATTAGCATTTTTCTCTACTTCTCTCTGTGTTAAAGAGCTCTGCCATGCGATGTGGCTGCTGTCCAAATCGTATGCTTTTATGGAAGGACCTTCCTGCAAGCTGCGTTCTGTACTCTGTGACACATGAGACTGAGCTGCATGGTCATGTAGAGGCCATGCATCTACAACGGCAGAACCAGAGACTTCAGTCACAAATAAGTCTGCATTTTGTATATTTCTGCTTTTAGGATGAGAGTCTTTTTCTTCTTCAATTTCGGTTTGTAAATTTTCATATTTGGACAGGACATTCATTGCGTTATTTATTGGATTCAGAAAGTTCACTGACCTGGCTTTGTGAGCCCTTTGTTTTGTACCAATGTGATCAGCAGTATCCATACTGTTGTAGGACGGATATAGTGAACCCTTACACAATCCATTACTTGTCGCAGCACACTTCACAGTAGAGGAAGAGCGTTCTGTTACAGAGACTGGAGTCGGTGAGATTTCGGCTGCGTGGAAATCTTTCATTTCATCTTGTGTAGTAGGAGGTTTCTCAAGGTCTTCACATGAACTGAACAAGCTGGTCCTCTCAAGGTTTTTGCGTGGGCATAATTCTTTACTATAACAGCAACCCATTGTAAAACCATGCTCTGCTAGGGGCTGAGCAGAAGATTTAATGAATCTACTATGCGTGCAGCTGGATAAAGGCCACTGCCCACAAGTCAAAAATAGTAACTTCAGTGCAGAAATCAAACACATGCCATTGTCACTCAACTTACAATCCAAGACACTAAGGCCTCTGTATTGAGGAGATTTGCCAGAACACAGCTTGGCAGCTGCCAGACTCAAAAGGCTATGCATTTAATGTATCTCTGCCAGACAGCTTAAAAACATTGaaaaacaattattatttttttgtatgtaAATCACACAAAACCGCACAAACTACTATTACAAACAAGGCAACGGCTTCTTTAAATAACtgctattacaaacacacaaatatcTGTCAGCAGGTAAAAAGCAAATACAATGTACACAAATCAAACAGGGATCACAAAGTTTACAGAATTATAATCGTATGAATTTAACAAGGCAttgtaaaatatataaaacataacaTTTTTCAAAGATTAATCTGATGCAAATATGTGAGGGCCACTTTAAATAGTAAAGCGCAAACGTGGTCAATGAGTTATAGCAATTAGGGTTGTTCGTTACAGAACTCTCCCAATAGGGGTCGATTCAACTGAATGTGAATTGAATGGCGCCAGGAAGGCggacccggcgctattcaattaagTGTACTGCTTTTTCGGACAATGCCTGTACTCGCGCCTTACACAGGATGTTTAGGTGTGAGAACGGGTATTTTCAGACATAAATGCCCCATCGCGATACTGTTTGCACTGCGCTAGGGCACAAAACAGCATTACGTCACTAGTTTTGTCCACTTTTCGGACTAAGCACGCTGTTTTGGGCTCATTTCAACTGAACATGAATAGAACAGCGCTGGGAAGGAGGTGtcagtgctattcaattcagtgcatgtGTAGTCAGTCTAGTGGAATTTCCACTCGCACCCGTTTTGTGGCCTAGCATGGTGCAGCACTTATGTCAGAGAATGCCAGTTCTCGCGCTTAAACATCCTGCTTAAGGCGCAAGTACGGGCATTCTCCGACAAAGCATCACTTTGAATTGAATAGCGCCATGACCTCcttacggagctattcaattcgcgTTCAGTAGAATCGACCCCTATGacattaaggggtgtattcaataactgtcggaaagacggcagcttccgacagttttaggtcggaaggggttccgacctattcattagggccccattttttccgacaagtcagaatgaGATGaaggagctgagagcaggagacggggggagcagtagggagagcaggaacccagcggcagcatccacccggctccagcaagcgaggtcccgcttgctggagcctggtGGATGCTGCCATGAGCCTCCAGtcacgctgctgcagccgctgctccccctgtCTCATCCACCCCCACCGCTGCAGacatcccccttcccccctccggCGCCACTGACATCTGCCCCACAACACTGCTGACAGTTCCCCCTGATGCTGCGGTCAACGCACCCGCTGACAGCAGCAGGTCAGGACACCGGGAAcagccaaatcagacagtcggatttggcagctctttgaataggggttgtcgggtccattccgacaactgcatgtcggaatggacccaactcttactgaatatacccctatacgTTAATGTTATTCTACTACTCAAAGTGATTAAACCGTTACGGTCAGGCACTACACAAGAAACCTGGCTCATTTTCTAGAAAGACAATGCAGGGGAGGGGGCGGGGTGGAGAGGTCTGTCTGGTCAACACATCAGTAAGAAGACGTCATGTCATTACAGGGAATGGTCAATAAGAACAACGTAATCACTTAATAAATTCTCCATAATATTCTGATACGCCCATAGCAGTAGAATAAGATGTAAAACGTTGAAAATTATCCTGCACAACACTAGAGGAAAATTTCCAATGTTGGCAGTGGAATGTGTTCTGACCATCATTCCATTGGCCTTTTGCAGTTACTGCCCGCAACTCAATCCAACCTTTAGAACCTTGATGCAAATGCTGGTTAGAACTCAGCAGATCACATCCactaacacataggggtatattcaataagagtcgggtgtcCTGACCGGCTGCGCTGACAGCGGCATTAGGGGGCACTGTCAGCGGCACCGGGAAGGGGGGGATTAGAGGAGCTGTCagtggcaccggggggggggggggggaatgtttgcAGCAGCACTGGGCAGGGGGGGTGGGGCAGCCGcaccggggagggggggtgggtaatGTCGCGGAGAACATCAGAGGAGACTAAGCCGACTGGGGGAGAACAGGAGGAGACGGGGCTAAAacatgtcgggtttggccccgctttcaacaatgcacgctgatcggcggttgtcggaaaaaatggggccataatgaataggtcggaaaccccttccgacctaaaactgtctgaAGCTGCGGtctttccgacagttattgaatataccccataatgtgccAATATTCTACAATATAACGATAAGCATTCAAACCACAGATTAAAAACGTATAATATCTTTATAACCAATtagttatgtatttaaaaaaaataaaagtagaaTATTGCAGTGTGAGCCTTGAGAATAATTTGTGGTCAAGTTACATACAGATACAAATAGAGCGCAGATGACAGGTGCAAAACGGATGTCTATCAGTCTACAGCTCTGCTGAAAGTGCAGCAAGACAGTTTTCACCATAAATAGACCGTTCCATAGATCAGCATGAGCAGCATTCACTTGTCAGATGTGAGCAATCTGCATGTAAGTATACTGCACATGGAATAGAAAAAACCCTCAGGAACTTTGTGTGTGCTTCAGTCAACAGAtgtataatggagacacccaaccaAGTGCAATTTCATCATAACATTGGACTGACGCACCGTGCATCAATATGTGGGCGACTGCGTAAAAGCACCTGTGGGCACTAAGAAAGCTGTGAAGGCATGTTTAGGAAAAAaaagaagattttaaacctaacggtaaatctttctctcctagtccgtagaggatgctggggactccgtaaggaccatgaaggGGGGGGTAGACGgcaccgcaagagacatgggcactggctcttccctctatgcccctcctccagacctcagctatgactgtgcccagaggagacggacagtacgaggaaaaggattttgttatctaagggcgagatacacaccagcccacaccatacacaccgtacaacatggtatacaataaccagttaacagtatgaacaaaacagcatcagccagaggccgatctcaactgtaacttaacccttaagtatgcaataactatatacaagtcttgcagaacgtttccgcactgggacgggcgcccagcatcctctacggactaggagaaaaagatttaccggtaggtttacaatcttattttctcttacgtcctagaggatgctggggactccgtaaggaccatggggattataccaaagctccaaaacgggcgggagagtgcggatgactctgcagcaccgattgagcaaacattgggccctcatcagccagggtatcaaacttgtagaattttgcaaaaagtgtttgaccccgaccaagtagcttctcggcaagctgtaatgccgagacgcctcgggcagccgcgccgcccaagaagagcccacctttctagtggaatgggccttttccgaatttggtaccggcaatccagccgtagaatgagcctgctgaatcgtgttacagatccagcaagcaatagtctgcatagaagcaggagtgccaaccttgttggctgcatacaggacaaacagtgcctctgttttcctaaccgtagccgttctggctcaataatctttaaggccctggctacatccagggacttggaattctccaaggccccgtagccacaggcccacaataggttggttcatatgaaatgacgaaaccactgtaggcagaaattgaggacgagtcctcaactctgccctatccgcatggaaaaccagataggggctcttgaaagacaaggccgccaattcggacacccgcctcgcagatgccaaggccaataacatgacccctttccaagtgagaaacttcgatTCAacggtttgaagcggttcaaaccagtgtgactcaaggaaacttaacatcacgttaaggtgccactgggggcaccaaaagaggttgaatatgcaacactccttttacaaaaaactggacttctgtgagagaagccactaccttctgaaaaaaaataagaatttacttaccgataattctatttctcatagtccgtagtggatgctggggactccgtaaggaccatggggaatagcggctacgcaggagactgggcacatctaaagaaagctttaggactatctggtgtgcactggctcctccccctatgaccctcctccaagcctcagttaggatactgtgcccggacgagcgtacacaataaggaaggattttgaatcccgtgtaagactcataccagccacaccaatcacaccgtataacctgtgatctgaacccagttaacagcatgataacagaggagcctctgaaagatggctcacaacaataataacccgatttttgtaacaataactatgtacaagtattgcagacaatccgcacttgggatgggcgccaagcatccactacggactatgagaaatagaattatcggtaagtaaattcttattttctctaacgtcctaagtggatgctggggactccgtaaggaccatggggattataccaaagctcccaaacgggcgggagagtgcggatgactctgcagcaccaaatgagagaactccaggtcctcctcagccaggatatcaaatttgtagaattttacaaacgtatttgctcctgaccaagtagctgctcggcaaagttgtaaagcagagacccctcgggcagccgcccaagatgagcccaccttccttgtggagtgggcatttacagatttttggctgtggcaggcctgccacagaatgtgcaagctgaattgtactacaaatccaacgagcaatagtctgcttagaagcaggagcacccagcttgttgggtgcatacaggataaacagcgagtcagatttcctgactccagccgtcctggaaacatatattttcagggccctgacaacgtctagcaacttggaggcctccaagtccctagtagccgcaggcaccacaaataggttggttcaggtgaaacgctgaaaccaccttggggagaaactgaggacgagtcctcaattccgccctgtccgaatggaaaatcagataagggctttctcaggataaagccgccaattctgacacgcgcctggcccaggccagggccaacaacatgaccactattcatgtgagatattttaactccacagatttaagtggttcaaaccaatgtgacttttggaacccaaaactacattgagatcccaaagtgccactggaggcacaaaaggaggctgtatatgcagtaccccttttacaaacgtctgaacttcagggactgaagctagttctttttggaagaaaattgacggggccgaaatttgaaccttaatggaccccaatttcaggcccatagacactcctgtttgcaggaaatgtaggaatcgacccagttgaatttcctccgtcgggccttactggcctcgcaccacgcaacatattttcgccaattacggtgataatgtttttgcggttacatccttcctggctttgatcaggatagggatgacttcatccggaatgccttttttccttcaggatccggcgttcaaccgccatgccgtcaaacgcagccgcggtaagtcttggaacagacagggtccttgctggagcaggtcccttcttagaggtagaggccacggatcctccgtgagcatctcttgaagttccggttaccaagtccttcttggccaatccggaaccacgaatatagtgcttactcctctctatcttatcaatctcagtaccttgggtatgagaggcagaggagggaacacataccctgactggtacacccacggtgttaccagagcgtctacagcttattgcctgagggtccctggacctggcgcaatacctgtcgagtttttaatcatgtggaagacttctgggtgaagtccccactctcccgggtggaggtcgtgctgaggaagtctgcttcccagttgtccactcccggaatgaatactgctgacagtgctatcacatgattttccgcccagcgaagaatccttgcagcttctgccattgccctcctgcttcttgtgccaccctgtctgtttacgtgggtgactgccgtgatgttgtccgactggatcaacaccggctgaccttgaagcagaggtcttgctaagcttagagcattgtaaatgtcccttagcttcaggatatttatgtgaagtgatgtctccaggcttgaccataagccctggatattccttccctgtgtgactgctccccagcctcgcaggctggcattcgtggtcaccaggacccagtcctgaatgcctaatctgcggccctctagaagataagcactctgcaaccaccacaggagggacacccttgtccttggtgacagggttatctgctgatgcatctgaagatgcgacccggaccatttgtccagcaggtcccactagaaagttcttgcgtggaatctgccgaatgggattgcttcgtaggaagccaccattttacccagaacccttgtgcattgatgcactgagacttggctcggttttaggaggttcctgactagctcggataactccctggctttctcctccgggagaaacacctttttctggactgtgtccaggatcatccctaggaacagaagacacgtcgtcggaaccaggtgcgattttggaatattgagaatccaatcgtgctgccgcaacactacctgagatagtgctacaccgacctccaaatgttccctggatcttacccttatcagggaattgtccaagtaagggataactaaaattcccttccttcgaaggaatatcatcatttcggccattaccttggtaaagacccggggtgccgtggaccatccatacggcagcgtctgaactgatagtgacagttctgtaccataaacctgaggtacccttggtgagaagggtacatttttacatgaaggtaagcatccttgatgtcccgagacatcatgtagtccccttcttccaggttcgcaatcactgctctgagtgactcaatcttgaatttgaacctctgtacgtaagtgttcaaagattttagaatcggtctcaccgagccgtccggcttcggtaccacaacagtgtggcataataccccgttccctgttgcaggaggggtatcttgattatcacctgctgggaatacagcttgtgaatggcttccaaaactgtctccctgtcagaaggagacatcggtaaagccgactttaggaaacggcgagggggagacgtctcgaattctaatttgtacccctgagatatcacctgaaggatccaggggtctacttgcgagtgagcccactgcgcgttgaaattcattgagacgggccccccaccgtgtctgattctgcttgtaaagccccagcgtatactgagggcttggcagaggcgggagagggtttctgttcctgggaactggctgatttctgcagcctttttcctctgtcacggggcagaaatgaggaaccttttgcccgcttgtccacgaaaagactgcgcctgataatacggcgtcttctcatgttgagaggcgacctggggtacaaacgtggaattcccagctgttgccgtggccaccaggtctgaaagaccgaccccaaataactcctccccttaataaagcaatacttccaaatgccgtttggaatacgcatcacctgaccactgacgtgtccataaccctctactggtagaaatggacaacgcacttagacttgatgccagtcggcaaatattccgctgtgcatcacgcatatatagaaatgcatcttttaaatgctctataggcaaaaatatactgtccctatctagggtatcaatattttcagtcagggaatccgaccacgccaacccagcactgcacatccaggctgaggcgattgctggtcgcagtataacaccagtatgtgtgtaaataccttttaggataccctcctgctttctatcagcaggatccttaagggcggccatctcaggcgaaggtagagcccttacaagcgtgtgagcgctttatccaccctagggggtgtttcccaacgcaccctaacctctggcgggaaaggatataatgccaataacattttagaaattatcagttgttatcgggggaaacccacgcatcatcacacacctcatttaatttctcagattcaggaaaactacaggtagtttttcctcaccgaacataatacccctttttggtggtactcgtattatcagaaatgtgtaaaacatttttcattgcctcaatcatgtaacgtgtggccctactggaagtcacatttgtctcttcaccgtcgacactggagtcagtatccgtgtcggcgtctatatctgccatctgaggtaatgggcgctttagagcccctgacggcctatgagacgtctggacaggcacaagctgagtagccggctgtctcatgtcaaccactgtcttttatacagagctgacactgtcacgtaattccttccaacagttcatccactcaggtgtcgaccccatagggggtgacatcactattacaggcaatctgctacgtctccacatcatttttctcctcatacatgtcgacacaaaagtaccgacatacagcacacacaca from Pseudophryne corroboree isolate aPseCor3 chromosome 5, aPseCor3.hap2, whole genome shotgun sequence encodes the following:
- the LARP4B gene encoding la-related protein 4B isoform X4, with amino-acid sequence MGCCYSKELCPRKNLERTSLFSSCEDLEKPPTTQDEMKDFHAAEISPTPVSVTERSSSTVKCAATSNGLCKGSLYPSYNSMDTADHIGTKQRAHKARSVNFLNPINNAMNVLSKYENLQTEIEEEKDSHPKSRNIQNADLFVTEVSGSAVVDAWPLHDHAAQSHVSQSTERSLQEGPSIKAYDLDSSHIAWQSSLTQREVEKNANNKNLLDRHTARNPITDNMVFVSDAEKTQISRTNTFYSICTVDDEDLSEDDNFEESHTRRQCESIPFKDSSAFVLTMGDGPSPLDFTIENATHQQKRLSSASVSSEPEVLSESLMPDLLSFETPIQDLGKRGDSALLNDTTSLLEISKDATLDWEVQEFSSGFLTIQGQGESETIDGSAVLHKGERKSQYESAHAPLSIYNTLACEVAKTSECAISNQLLDGTIDTLKEAFVYTPHTHSNPSTSQSPESPSLQMKVEHLNTANDLLPICSSLQNEDTYDTCKKSIVNDIPSTDPVSHLPFGENGLYDVIIAQDSYGDACNKSLGKCNYIADLPDDNRTCTMALVDSLTMENTKDGNFGDLVCLCADNEQSDVMVQNSCIMLSQCAECDLESAPVLIANAGPDHSKIIDLESDNTVISQEATENCGAIDDSNSGASFESPIEEYPESNLSVPSPKSCGSPILGKSAVCDIVYFDISSPTKSSMDCEHEEINYTDFKNIVHNMQTNSIVNADHSKILYDHYPRDGVQCDSTDQSQDKNTSFSFQNNVVQSLSDVSSDHFDDVEQKGPFPDVEISLTEMSDDTELLTDWSNYDKSQVDQYAATPSYEIHKLSKVSEQSNDKCVLDLMHDLLRESQSTAKELSEDEEQIFPLCGVLSDEHFIAQPEYKVDYLWHDSVSGDPCSSHAYSVIDENLQAADIVTGNYSFQLLAPESRSIWGWPEMCCESESAKVSELNPNAKVWGNHMLHVEASGAADGAVDQSWEELPDEPPDSSKEGLDANGDGDRKGHNAVLTQDLSPSVSVSDQTDMNTISLGNSEYESMHETTHSESHLHDTSLWVHRLLKRDG